A stretch of DNA from Schistocerca americana isolate TAMUIC-IGC-003095 chromosome 3, iqSchAmer2.1, whole genome shotgun sequence:
GAAATCGCACGGCTGCGTTCCCTTACATTGTTTCAGCATTTTATACTTGGGGAGAATTTCGAAGCACCCTTTTTCTATGAGTAgcatctttgattcgtaatcaaaacgtcatgtTTCTGAAGTCTGAACTCAACCACCgcttaagttttgaataaaaatcaatcagcaatggcggccgtgGATTTTCGGCATTAGAAGTCACCACCACTCGGCCAACGACCTTGCAAAGTAGGTGTAGGAGAGGTCTCTCTTGACCCTTATGTGGGAAACTGCCACGAAAGGCGGGAGATTCAGCAATGAAGACGCAAAACACAATGGAAACCTCTACACAACCGTCGTATACTgttcatccacaggacatgtggcctgtaattgaaaaatgtaATAATGATCTCTCCAGCGGGAAAATATTCCCGATTAGTACCACGTTTGGATCTCCGGGAGttgactgacaagggggagatgagCATAAGGAAGAGATCTGATCATGCAAAATGGTTTCGAAACTCTTTACAGTGCTCTTAAGTTTTCATTCATAGCTATGCCCGAGGTGGTGGTTTACACGTCATGGGAGTTGCTTGTAAATAGCTTCAGGATTTGACATACAGTCTGAGACATTTGATGTCATTCCGCCCAATTCCTGAGGTACTTCATAATTGTTCGTGAAAGGCAAACTCATAATGCATTGGAGAGTACTAGATAGTCTGCATATGTTGCCCCAAAACTTAATGAAAGAAATTGTGCTGTTGATTTAATACCCTAAAGAgagaatttttaaatgttgtagtcttcagtctgatgactggttcgatgcagctctccaggctaatcTATTCTGTACAGACTTCTTCATCTCCGCATAAATTCTGCAGTATACATCCATTTGAAGTTCCTTAGTGTGGTCAAGCTTTAGTCTCCCTCCAAAATttgccacccctccccctccccctccccacttcctTCCACTACCAGACTGACTATTCCTTGAAGACTCAGCCTGTGTCGTATTAAAAGATTCCTTCGTTTAGTTAAGCTGTGCCATATATTTCATTTCCCACAttacaaatgcttctattctcttcttgctgtACTTCTTATCGTTTACTTTTGTACAAGGCTTCACtcttacaaaaactttcagaaagaccaatatttaaatttgtattcgaagTTTACAAATTTATCTGTTTTCCAAACGCGTTCCTTGCTAATGACGGTCTGCAGTGTAGTtgtctctccttcgaccatcactGGTATTTggctgccaaatagcaaaactcatctgcctcGTGCCTCATTTTGTAATCGAATTTTAATAGAAGCACCTGATTTaataagataattttttattatCCTTACTTTACCTttgctgatgttcattttataaactatattcaggacactgtccatttcgttgaaCTCTGAAATTATTTATCTCTGGTatcttgtattcctgaatttcgccaATGCAGAGAAAAATCACTCAAATCAGGCTACTACTGAAGCGTTAGCTCAGAATTCTTCTAACTGTATTTCTCCTATAGAAATATGGCGAAAAGCTATGGAAAGTATCTTCTACTAGctataaataaattcattcatagCTTATCATACGAGCAGCAACGACCTGGGTACCTTCGTCGCATGTAGGGTGTATTGCGTCAGCCGCAGTGCATAGTTAACGCCCAAGGAAGACGAGGCTGGAAGGACATTCGCAAGCACTTTCACGCCAGTGGGTCGCTGGACTAGGGTATAAATAGCGCGGGTGCGCTGCCCGTAGTCACAGTTCAGCAGCTGCAACAGCCGACAAACCACAAAGCCTGCCATGAAGACCCTGGTGAGTGCAACTGTCTACCCTGATGTTCACAGAAGTTCCGGATGCGCCGCCTCTTGGATGTCGTCACCCATATCGTTATCACCTACATGGTGCTCATATCTGCAGTTTCGCTCCGACGAGATGTGCTGCTGTATTCTGGCAATAAATATGACTTCATTACGCATCACAAAATACGATGGAGTTGCAATGTCGGTAGTTCACACTCTGTACACAGTAGGACATAGAATACGACTTCTAATACTGACCACACCTACCTGATCCGAGGCATTCGTGGATTAATGTAATGCTGCTAAGTACACGGAAAGTTAGTACCTGGAAACAAAGGACGATGTGTATCCGAACTACAAATAAATAAGGTCCTTGGTCAAATGCAGCTCAAACTGATTTGCATTTAGATTTTCCAAGATTTAAGCTAATAGGAGAATGTAAAGGATTAATGCTACGAAGAGCGTAAGACAGAATAATTGCCCCCGTCTGATACCGCAAGACATCTGGTGATTTTTCCGGAAATCTGACATTAACACCAGCATcataattaaaattgctacaccacgatgatgacgtgctacggacgcgaaatttaaacgacaggaagaagatgctgtgatatgcaaatgattagcttttcagagcattcacacaaggttggcgccggtgccaacacctaccacgtgctgtcatgaggaaagtttccaaccgatttctcatatacaaacagcagttgaccggcgttgcttggtgaaacgttgttgtgatgcctcgtgtaaggaggagaaatgcgtaccatcacgtttccgactttgataaaggtcggattttagcctatcgcgattgcggcttatcgcaacgcgatattgctgctcgcgttggtcgagatccaatgactgttagcagaatatggagtcggtgggttcacgagggtaatacggaacgcagtgctggatcccaacggcctcgtatcactagcagtcgagatgacaggcatcttatccgaatggctgtaacggatcgtgcagccacgtctcgatccctgagtctgtagatggggacgtttgcaagacgacaaccatctgcgcgaacagttcgacgacgtttgcagcagcatggactatcagctcggagattatgactgcggttacccttgatgctgcgtcacagacaggaccacctgcgatggtgtactcaacgacgaacctgggtgcacgaatggcaaaacgtcattttttcggatgaatccaggttctgtttacagcatcatgatggtcgcatccgtgtttgtcgacatcgcggtgaacgcacattggaagcgtgtattcgtcatggccatactggcgtatcacccggcgtgatggtgtagggtgacattggttacacgtctctgtcacctcttgttcgcattgacggcgctttgaacagtggacgttacatttcagatgtgttacgacccgtggctctacccttcattcgatccctgcgaaaccctacatttcagcaggataatgcacgaccacatgttgcaggtcctgtacgggcctttctggatacagaaaatgttcgactgctgccctggccagcacattctccagatctctcaccaattgaaaacgtctggtcaatggtggccgagcaactggctcgtcacaatacgccagtcactactcttgatgaactgtggtatggtgttgaagctgcatgggcagctgtacctgtacacgccatccaagctctgtttgactcaatgcccaggcgtatcaaggccgttattacggcaagaggtggttgttctaggtactggtttgtcaggatccatgcacccaaagtgcgtgaaaatgtaatgacatgtcagttgtagtataatatatttgtccaatgaatacccgcttatcatctgcatttcttcttggtgtatcaatgttaatgaccagtagtgtatttcatttctAACTAGTTTCGAGGCTGCTAATGTCTGCATCAAAAATATATATCTACATGCTTCTCGCACATGTATTGTCGTGTAGATGTGGATTAAGTGCATAAAGCACACGTGGCCATTATTGAATGAGGCACTTCAGTCAGCAACATCTATCGAGTATTATTATTAGTAGGCAAATAAATGTACGAGTGGAGTCAGTGGCATTGAAACACCAGAGATTAAAGTGAAACAACTGGATTCATGACTACTGTGAATATAAATTAGTAACGATTCGTTCGTTTCAGATATACGTCTTTTTTCCTCCAGATCGTCCTGAGCGTGGTGTTGGCCGTGGCAGTGGCAAAGCCCGGCTACCTGGGTGCTGGACTGCTGGGTGCTGGTCTGGCAGCCCCGGCCATCGCAGCCGCCCCCATCGTCGTGCCGGCGATCCCGCAGCCCCCGGCCAACATCATCATCGGACCTGGCGGTGTGCCCCTGGACACCCCTGAAGTGGCTGCCGCGCGTGGCGCCCACCTGGCCACAGTCGCCCAGACGCGGGCCCGCGACGCCATCGTCAACTCGGCCGCCATCCTCTCCGGCCCAGCCGCcatcgccgcccccgccgccattGCCGCCGCCCCCGCCTACGCGGTCGGTGCCCCCGCGCTGATCGGCGGCCTCGCCCCCTCGATCGCCGCTCTCGGACCAGCGGTGGCTGGCGCCCCTGGAGCCCTGGCTGCTGCCGCCCACTTGCAGGCCAAGGCTGCCCTGCTGGGCTGAACTGCACTCCACAACAACTTCTATGTCGACTGAGCACATATAAATATGTCTTAGAGCTTTATATTAGAGCACAACGACCTGTCAGCAGAGTGACACTACGTATGTTACTGACCATTCTTCTACACCCCAACACAGAGGCTACAGACATTAATGTACATATGTTTTATAAATAAACATGCAAAATTACTTATCTATTtcatttgaccatgaaacagattCCCATGTGGACGCCATAATAACAATCGTACACGGCATACAGAAAGAACTGAAATTTATGAACGGAAATAATTCACCATGTCAGGATGGAATCCCTATTCGATTTCAAAAAGAGTGCGCTATGGCATTGGCATTCATTGCGACTATTTCGCCCAGCGAACAGTCCAAAGTGGCTGGAAAAAAGTACAAGTGACTCCTGCATAAGAGAAAAGTAgaagtgtgtgtttgtgcgtgcgtgtgcgtatgtgtatatgtgtgtgtgtgtgtgtgagtgtgtgtgtgtgtgtgtgtgtgtgtgtgtgtctgtgtgtttgtttggtgcttgccgagcggtctgaggcgctgcaatggactgtgcggctggtcctggtggaggttcgaatcctccctcgggcatggctgtgtgtgtccttaggataatttaggttacgtagtgtgtaaacttagggactgatgaccttagcagttaagtcccataagatttcacatacattcgaACATTTCTTGTTTGGTGCTTACtggcgctcaacggcgaggttatcagctccCTTACTCCTATTAAAAGTGACGAATGTGAGGGACGTAGTAAAATTTGACCATACACGTTAAGACAACGGGAAAGAAGAAACGATGCTATACAGAAGGCTAAAACacaagcgccggccgttgtggcccagcggttctaggcgcttcagtctggaactgctcgaccgctacggtcgcaggttcgaatagtgcCTCAGGTggggatgtatgtgatatccttaggttagttacttttaagtagttctaagttctaggggactgatgacctcagatgttaagttccatattgttcagaaccatctgaaccatttaaaacacaagtaaaacgacAAAGGAGCTAAAAGGAAGGCACAATAAAATTTCACTGGCTGGCGACTCAagtaaaatatgggcgagccagtTATCTCATAAACATATTAACACCATCCCCATAAAATCTTGGTAAGAACGATGGACAGTTCGCAAAACTTAAAAACTCGAACCACATTCATTTGTTCATTACCTAAAATATACACAGTAGATCGGTCGGCAAATCACCCGCTGCCTGCTGGTCGGAAAATAAAATGCAGTCTCATAAAGTGTGGGGCACAGTGATCCATACGCCACGAGCGCCACACGTTGGatggtcctctcgccggagcagaaAGCAATGCGTCATAGGGCGGTGGCCTATGCGAAGTCGAGTGAggaggacctcgtcccgtcgacgtggctggaaggacgGCACGGAGTTTATTGTTCGTTACTTCCAGCCTCCAATCCTCCCAGTGACGCAAGActctggagctcaacagcgaggtcataCCACTCAGGGGGATCCCACACTGAAAGGCTTGAGACACACTTCCTTGGCTTCTAGATCCACTCTTTCGTTTCCCACAATTCCCTAGTGCCCTGGTACCAAGCAGAAAGAGACCTCCTTCCCTGACTGTTGTAGGTGGAGGAGACCATCCTGGATAGTCTGGACTACTTCATCTGCTGGGCACCAATGTTTCAGAGAATGAAGGGCACTCAggaaatcggaacagacaagaaatttagtccTTCAAGAAagtttcatctgctccagtgcccgcaataTTGCATACAATTctgcatcagagacagtaaagaccTGAAGCAGTTTAACCTTGAGGACACaatccggaaaaacaacagagaAACCAACAAACCCCCTGTTTCGAATCATCTGTAAAAACAgcgacatagtcgtggtgctcagatgatATGTCAGAGAATATTAAAAACGGAggcaggagtgctatctctcctgtaccgcaccaaatctaaaatcactctgggcctcccCAATAACCTGGCCTGCACGCTGTTAAAACCCTGGATCTGGAGT
This window harbors:
- the LOC124606992 gene encoding cuticle protein 18.7-like; translated protein: MKTLIVLSVVLAVAVAKPGYLGAGLLGAGLAAPAIAAAPIVVPAIPQPPANIIIGPGGVPLDTPEVAAARGAHLATVAQTRARDAIVNSAAILSGPAAIAAPAAIAAAPAYAVGAPALIGGLAPSIAALGPAVAGAPGALAAAAHLQAKAALLG